One stretch of Spirochaeta lutea DNA includes these proteins:
- the dnaJ gene encoding molecular chaperone DnaJ: protein MAKRDYYEVLGITKGAPKDEIKKAYRKLAVKYHPDKNPGDKQAEDRFKEATEAYEVLSNDQKRQAYDQFGFAGLEGMAGGQSGHDYSSVFRDFDDLFGDFSSIFGSFFGGGGGSRGRSGGRSQPKRGADLRYDLEIPFKDAAFGTKVEVSYTRSVHCEGCKGSGEESGSGRKTCPTCGGNGQVRQASGFFSIASVCPTCQGQGTVVERPCKSCGGNGLQKKHQRIKVTIPPGIEDGKRISIPGQGEAGPQGGKEGDLYVFIHVQPHQFYERDGADLYCVIPIDIVQATLGAEILVPTLEDKKVKVKIAPGTQNGKMMRLKNEGIPYLNNPSRRGDLYIKVQVDVPKKISSKSKELLEEFARIEGQVNSPQPVPLKEL from the coding sequence TTGGCTAAACGAGATTACTATGAGGTCCTTGGAATCACCAAAGGTGCTCCCAAGGATGAGATAAAGAAAGCCTACCGAAAGCTCGCTGTTAAATATCACCCGGATAAAAATCCGGGTGATAAGCAGGCTGAAGACCGGTTTAAAGAGGCTACCGAGGCGTATGAGGTTCTGTCCAACGACCAAAAACGCCAAGCCTACGATCAATTCGGCTTCGCCGGATTAGAGGGAATGGCCGGCGGCCAATCTGGACATGATTACAGCTCTGTTTTCCGTGATTTTGATGATCTGTTCGGGGATTTTTCTAGCATCTTCGGCTCTTTCTTCGGCGGCGGCGGAGGATCCCGGGGCCGGTCTGGAGGTCGGTCCCAGCCAAAACGAGGAGCAGACCTCCGGTACGATCTGGAAATCCCCTTTAAAGACGCTGCATTCGGAACCAAGGTAGAAGTTAGCTATACCCGATCGGTTCACTGCGAAGGTTGTAAGGGAAGCGGCGAAGAGAGCGGATCAGGACGGAAAACCTGTCCTACCTGCGGGGGAAACGGTCAGGTGCGCCAGGCCTCGGGGTTCTTCTCCATCGCCTCCGTTTGCCCAACCTGTCAGGGACAGGGAACCGTGGTTGAACGACCGTGTAAATCCTGCGGCGGCAACGGGCTCCAAAAGAAGCACCAGCGCATTAAGGTTACAATCCCTCCGGGAATTGAGGATGGCAAGAGAATTAGCATCCCTGGACAAGGCGAAGCTGGGCCTCAGGGCGGCAAAGAGGGTGATCTGTACGTGTTTATACACGTTCAACCCCACCAGTTTTACGAGCGGGACGGTGCAGATCTCTACTGCGTCATTCCTATCGATATTGTTCAGGCAACCCTGGGTGCGGAGATTTTAGTTCCTACCCTTGAGGATAAAAAGGTGAAGGTTAAAATCGCTCCGGGAACCCAGAACGGGAAGATGATGAGGTTAAAGAATGAGGGTATTCCGTACCTCAATAACCCAAGTCGCCGGGGTGATCTATACATAAAAGTCCAGGTTGATGTTCCAAAGAAGATCTCGAGCAAGTCCAAAGAGCTTCTGGAGGAGTTTGCAAGAATTGAAGGCCAGGTGAATTCACCTCAGCCTGTACCTCTCAAGGAACTCTAG
- the dnaK gene encoding molecular chaperone DnaK encodes MGRIIGIDLGTTNSCVAVMEGGEAVVISNAEGQRTTPSIVAYTNKGERLVGQPAKNQMVTNPENTIYSIKRFMGRRSNEVKEETSMVPYHIDFSDANAPVKVVVNDKKFTPPEISAATLQKMKETAEDYLGETITEAVITVPAYFNDAQRQATKDAGRIAGLEVKRIVNEPTAAALAYGFGKKEKDEKIAVYDLGGGTFDISILELGDGVFEVKSTNGDTHLGGDNFDQRIIEWLIESFKNDNGIDLSKDRMALQRLKEAAEKAKKELSSTQTTEINLPFITADQSGPKHMQYNLTRAKFEQLVDDLIQKTKQPCLSALKDAGLSASDVDEVILVGGSTRIPAVQKLVKELFGRDPHKGVNPDEVVALGAAIQGGILGGDVKDVLLLDVTPLSLGIETLGGVFTKLIERNTTIPTKKSQNFSTAADNQTAVSIHVLQGEREMARDNRTLGRFDLVGIPPAPRGVPQIEVTFDIDANGIVHVSAKDMGTGKEQKIRIESSSGLSEEEIQRMVNDAESHAEEDRKAKDLAEARNEADSLIYATEKSLKDYGEKVTAADKESINSAIQGLKSALEAGDLDAIKGKIEELKQASYKLAEEIYKEQQAQGDGAQPSSDGNSNDSGTASQDTASNATKQGNVEDVDYEVVDEDDK; translated from the coding sequence ATGGGACGAATCATTGGAATTGACCTTGGAACAACAAACTCTTGTGTGGCCGTCATGGAGGGCGGAGAAGCGGTGGTTATCTCGAATGCTGAGGGACAGCGCACCACTCCTTCTATTGTAGCCTATACCAACAAGGGTGAACGGTTGGTTGGACAGCCTGCAAAGAATCAGATGGTTACCAACCCGGAAAATACCATTTACTCCATCAAACGTTTCATGGGGCGGAGAAGCAACGAGGTTAAAGAAGAAACATCTATGGTTCCCTACCATATCGACTTCAGCGATGCCAATGCACCGGTGAAGGTTGTTGTGAACGATAAGAAATTCACGCCTCCCGAGATCTCCGCTGCAACCCTCCAAAAGATGAAGGAGACTGCTGAAGATTATCTTGGTGAGACCATTACCGAGGCTGTCATCACGGTACCGGCCTACTTTAACGACGCCCAGCGCCAGGCAACAAAGGATGCAGGGAGAATCGCCGGACTTGAGGTTAAACGAATCGTGAATGAGCCCACCGCAGCGGCTCTTGCGTATGGTTTCGGCAAGAAGGAGAAGGATGAAAAGATTGCTGTGTACGACCTTGGGGGTGGTACCTTCGATATCTCCATCCTTGAGCTGGGTGACGGCGTATTTGAAGTAAAATCGACCAATGGTGATACCCACCTTGGGGGTGACAACTTCGATCAGAGGATTATCGAGTGGCTCATAGAGAGCTTTAAAAATGATAATGGAATCGATCTCTCCAAGGACCGTATGGCATTACAACGGCTAAAAGAAGCTGCTGAAAAGGCCAAAAAAGAGCTCTCCTCCACCCAAACCACCGAAATCAACCTGCCCTTTATCACTGCCGATCAATCCGGTCCGAAGCATATGCAGTACAACCTTACAAGGGCGAAATTTGAGCAACTGGTTGACGATCTCATTCAAAAAACAAAGCAACCCTGTCTCAGCGCCCTGAAGGATGCGGGCCTCAGTGCCTCGGATGTCGACGAGGTTATCCTTGTCGGTGGATCAACCCGGATTCCCGCGGTTCAGAAACTGGTGAAGGAACTCTTTGGTCGTGATCCTCACAAGGGTGTGAATCCCGATGAAGTTGTCGCCCTCGGGGCCGCAATTCAGGGAGGGATTCTTGGTGGTGATGTTAAGGATGTTCTGCTCCTGGATGTTACCCCGCTTTCCCTCGGTATCGAGACCCTCGGGGGTGTGTTCACCAAACTGATTGAGCGGAACACCACAATCCCCACAAAGAAGAGTCAGAACTTCTCTACTGCTGCAGATAATCAGACTGCGGTTTCCATCCATGTGCTTCAGGGTGAGCGGGAGATGGCCCGGGACAACAGAACCCTCGGCCGGTTTGACCTGGTAGGTATTCCCCCCGCCCCTCGTGGTGTTCCTCAGATCGAGGTTACCTTCGACATCGATGCCAACGGTATTGTGCATGTATCAGCTAAGGACATGGGAACCGGTAAGGAACAGAAAATACGGATTGAATCCAGCTCCGGGCTGTCCGAAGAAGAGATTCAACGAATGGTTAATGATGCAGAGAGCCACGCAGAGGAAGACCGAAAGGCCAAGGATCTTGCTGAGGCGAGAAATGAAGCCGACAGCCTGATTTACGCCACCGAGAAGTCTCTGAAGGATTACGGCGAGAAGGTTACGGCCGCTGATAAAGAGAGTATCAACTCCGCAATTCAGGGACTAAAATCAGCCCTCGAAGCCGGCGATCTTGATGCCATCAAGGGTAAGATTGAGGAGCTCAAACAGGCATCCTACAAGTTGGCCGAGGAGATTTATAAGGAACAACAGGCCCAGGGAGATGGTGCTCAACCTTCCAGCGATGGAAATTCTAATGACTCCGGCACAGCATCCCAGGACACAGCCTCAAATGCGACGAAGCAAGGCAATGTCGAGGATGTGGACTACGAGGTAGTTGACGAAGACGATAAATAA
- the grpE gene encoding nucleotide exchange factor GrpE: MSEELEREDNPQEVGTATDLEQNQTVDEQKPGAEDQQGSTGEDKGEGLESQLRLENEDLKTQLSELKDQYLRQQADFDNMRKRLRREKEEGIAYANHQILEDLVAIIDDFERAIRSSEESRDFDAFHDGIALIERQFTSMLERKWGLKRIEAEGMEFDPNVHEAVTAEPREDHETQMVLEDFQRGYMLNDRVLRTSKVKVSIPGKGE; this comes from the coding sequence GTGTCCGAAGAATTGGAACGGGAAGATAATCCTCAAGAGGTTGGTACGGCTACTGACCTTGAGCAAAATCAGACCGTGGATGAGCAGAAGCCGGGAGCCGAGGATCAGCAGGGCAGTACTGGCGAGGATAAAGGCGAGGGCCTTGAAAGCCAGCTAAGGCTTGAAAATGAAGATCTGAAGACTCAGCTATCAGAACTCAAGGATCAGTATCTTCGCCAGCAGGCAGATTTTGATAATATGCGTAAACGCCTTCGTCGGGAAAAGGAAGAAGGGATTGCCTACGCAAATCATCAGATTCTTGAGGACCTGGTTGCCATCATTGATGATTTTGAAAGAGCTATTCGTTCTTCCGAAGAAAGCAGGGATTTTGATGCCTTTCATGACGGGATTGCCCTGATTGAACGGCAGTTCACGTCCATGCTGGAACGAAAATGGGGTTTAAAGAGGATTGAAGCAGAGGGGATGGAATTTGACCCGAATGTCCATGAGGCAGTGACAGCGGAACCTCGGGAGGATCATGAAACACAGATGGTGTTGGAAGATTTTCAGAGGGGGTACATGTTAAACGACCGTGTACTGCGGACATCAAAAGTAAAAGTATCGATACCAGGAAAAGGAGAATAA
- a CDS encoding SpiroCoCo family coiled-coil protein produces MFTFNGGDVIVLSIVVIILFVYRQLDKNNRSLERVKRFADQAQNQLAEVTEQQTTHLKDIAIEVDVHQQAVRAVFQRLKEAEQDFSERAQNIEEIKHRIDEYDRSIEALVQKTEVAQSNLQRVKDESRFIDGVGKRIREASSRIQDLEKRIPSIISDFDQKNTKVFEERGAAIVASLLQKATDSEERVTQAQANLQTTVQAMRQEVQDQQVELAQKMSGYRESLEQLEQQHLTKMADTAQKAQDLELSVFEDLKNSIQNHHNEMEDWKRDLDQRMDIFTQEFEEHEKSFQDQVQQRYSQLQASTDQQLEAEQQRVDDQIHLLFEKMDGIRAEGDVKAEELRQNLSGIETVLAQDLTRVTLQVQEKTASLLEEVTADIEQKTNSLELQLREKTETIQSRIARSDEQLELLEQRIQDQGVNQSTELEQLRTEAQNQAEDVRKSFYQIEETLRSELEEIRQKGTALADQTLTRISHDIETKAESLQESIGIRLKDMDVRAEKSYTDIDSKFTTLQERLESWIGDTEQFIAGLESRMAEVDRQVALTQEEYESRVSEYLERTKNKLQASEEDLHGQLEALGSLISRMRTDSQGELDDLKQTLSERVNQITQQIEEKIQTSRDDQLSELSGILRTVEAAVEDARGVLENRITQEEGRYKEVLQEVQRSIAEATDAATLREKQQLEEFSGLLTELQQQREVQLQEVHRSAGEGFKRIQDFIDSSLSKAGQELSRVEDILAHSAERSSELEVQTREQADTFGKEIETQIQNLKTELSGATEAMEQTVFSRIEQRLQEYETSFAYRIQGLENLSEDVEQLDTQIRKSIHQVSQEISEELDALGAVMKDQRKSDIDWAKNEMNLLREEMGVLEGDLNELKARAHDNVSEKLQSFEEEFFSDLKRRSENMEQRLDQWKQSVASSLEAIQTNFEATRTDVEQQYSRDLDSRLGALREEVDTFSQQIEQRILLHQKNLDEAVALQDAKIESQQLTLQEELSTLHERALQDIRSYYSSYQEKNDERFETFESGVESRIHSVENDLEVRNAQLHGIMDTIRSDVTLWQNQVLQQMKSTEGKVDENLSNFRTKMNTVITEVTEDVTRSNEELRSSTEEQRREIRQEVEDGVAKVQKGVRDISGFIAESMEGFKTQYGEFEESFSEQNRLLQSSIDTKMRDFRQFVSQTREDFEATQKRLVGGLESEVSVLSDTLAEIDKRQKQFLSQTKLFERADALKQELTGSIEQLKEQINQIKTEKREFTGIEDQVGKLKRIEEEVSQRYEGIASEKRRIEEMEANFSRLIATSQQIETQLAQVQNQHDSIIEIQQALRELDQLETQVEQRFERLEKRRGVVETTIEGVDRNFHQLTEVEQRVGDIQKSINEELPEKISLVESQITQLVLKKKEADVALKNVNQLNGLLQDIENRMKELSVAREWLARTETRLEEVGRQAQEQVQVLGAVLKQDERGGKPDKPSDSIPKSSRDIVIKLAHQGWKVEEIARTTKLSRGEVELILEMTQR; encoded by the coding sequence ATCGCGGTTTATTGATGGTGTCGGTAAACGGATTCGTGAGGCTTCATCCAGGATACAGGACCTCGAGAAGAGAATCCCAAGCATTATCTCTGATTTCGATCAGAAAAACACCAAGGTGTTTGAGGAAAGGGGTGCGGCCATCGTCGCCTCCTTACTTCAAAAAGCAACGGATAGTGAAGAGCGTGTTACCCAGGCCCAGGCGAATCTCCAGACCACGGTACAGGCGATGCGACAAGAGGTGCAGGATCAGCAGGTTGAACTCGCTCAAAAGATGTCAGGGTACCGGGAATCATTGGAGCAGTTGGAGCAACAGCATCTAACGAAGATGGCCGATACTGCCCAAAAAGCCCAGGATCTGGAGCTGTCTGTCTTTGAGGACCTGAAGAACTCCATCCAGAACCATCACAATGAGATGGAGGATTGGAAACGGGATTTAGACCAGAGAATGGACATTTTTACCCAGGAATTTGAAGAACATGAGAAATCCTTCCAGGATCAGGTCCAACAACGGTATTCCCAGCTTCAGGCATCGACGGATCAGCAGTTGGAAGCTGAACAGCAGCGGGTTGATGATCAGATACACCTGCTTTTTGAGAAGATGGATGGCATTAGAGCCGAGGGGGATGTTAAAGCCGAGGAGCTGCGACAGAACCTATCCGGTATCGAAACAGTCCTCGCCCAGGACCTCACTAGGGTAACACTACAGGTTCAGGAGAAGACCGCTTCTCTACTAGAAGAGGTAACCGCGGACATTGAGCAAAAAACAAACTCCCTGGAGCTGCAGCTACGGGAAAAAACAGAGACAATCCAGAGCCGGATCGCGCGTTCCGATGAGCAATTAGAATTACTGGAACAACGCATTCAGGATCAAGGTGTCAATCAATCTACGGAGTTAGAACAGCTCAGAACCGAGGCTCAGAACCAAGCCGAGGACGTCCGCAAGAGTTTCTACCAGATTGAGGAGACCCTCCGTTCCGAACTAGAGGAGATTCGTCAGAAGGGAACCGCCCTCGCTGATCAGACGTTGACGAGAATTTCCCATGACATCGAAACCAAGGCAGAAAGTCTACAAGAGAGTATCGGTATCCGGTTAAAAGATATGGATGTCCGAGCAGAGAAGAGCTACACCGATATCGATAGCAAATTTACCACCCTCCAGGAACGTCTGGAATCTTGGATTGGGGACACTGAGCAGTTTATTGCAGGGCTTGAATCCAGGATGGCCGAGGTCGACCGGCAAGTAGCCCTTACCCAGGAAGAATACGAGAGTAGGGTGTCTGAATATCTTGAACGTACCAAGAACAAACTCCAAGCCAGCGAGGAGGATCTCCACGGGCAATTGGAGGCCCTGGGGAGCCTGATATCACGCATGCGGACCGATAGTCAGGGGGAGTTAGACGATTTGAAGCAAACCCTATCTGAAAGGGTCAATCAAATCACCCAGCAGATTGAAGAAAAAATACAAACCTCTCGGGATGATCAGCTATCCGAACTTTCCGGAATACTCCGAACCGTCGAAGCCGCGGTAGAGGATGCCCGGGGTGTGTTAGAAAACCGAATCACCCAGGAGGAAGGACGGTATAAGGAGGTTCTCCAGGAGGTTCAACGATCCATCGCTGAGGCTACCGATGCTGCTACCCTCCGGGAAAAGCAGCAGCTGGAGGAGTTCAGTGGTCTATTGACAGAATTACAGCAACAGCGGGAGGTACAACTCCAGGAGGTTCATCGATCGGCAGGAGAAGGGTTTAAAAGAATTCAAGATTTCATAGATTCTTCCCTCTCAAAGGCCGGTCAGGAACTTTCAAGGGTGGAAGATATCCTTGCTCATAGTGCGGAGCGCAGCTCGGAGTTAGAGGTACAGACCCGGGAGCAGGCTGATACCTTTGGGAAGGAAATTGAGACTCAGATCCAAAACCTGAAAACAGAGCTATCCGGGGCCACAGAAGCCATGGAGCAAACCGTATTTTCACGGATTGAGCAGCGCCTACAGGAGTATGAAACCAGTTTTGCCTACAGGATCCAGGGATTAGAAAATCTCTCGGAGGATGTAGAACAGCTTGATACCCAGATCAGAAAATCCATACATCAGGTTAGTCAAGAAATTTCCGAGGAACTCGATGCCCTTGGCGCTGTTATGAAGGATCAACGAAAATCCGACATCGACTGGGCGAAGAATGAAATGAATCTTCTCCGGGAGGAGATGGGGGTTTTGGAGGGTGATTTGAATGAGCTGAAGGCTCGCGCCCATGACAATGTATCAGAAAAACTGCAGTCCTTTGAAGAAGAGTTTTTTTCCGATTTGAAGCGGCGTAGCGAAAATATGGAACAGCGCCTGGATCAGTGGAAGCAGTCCGTAGCATCATCTCTGGAAGCCATCCAGACAAATTTCGAGGCAACCAGGACTGATGTCGAGCAGCAGTACTCTCGAGATTTGGATAGCCGTCTGGGTGCCCTCAGGGAGGAAGTGGATACCTTCAGTCAACAGATTGAACAGCGAATCCTGCTCCATCAAAAGAATCTCGATGAAGCGGTAGCGCTTCAGGATGCTAAGATTGAAAGCCAGCAGCTGACCCTTCAAGAAGAGTTATCCACGTTGCACGAACGGGCTTTGCAGGATATTCGATCGTACTATTCTTCCTATCAGGAGAAAAACGATGAACGATTTGAGACCTTCGAAAGCGGGGTCGAATCGAGAATACACTCTGTCGAAAACGATTTAGAGGTTCGAAACGCGCAGCTTCACGGTATTATGGATACAATCCGGTCCGATGTAACCCTCTGGCAGAATCAAGTCCTTCAACAGATGAAAAGCACCGAGGGCAAAGTAGATGAAAATCTTTCAAATTTCAGAACCAAAATGAATACTGTTATTACTGAGGTGACTGAAGATGTAACCAGGAGCAATGAAGAACTGAGGAGCAGTACCGAGGAGCAGCGGAGGGAAATACGTCAGGAAGTCGAGGATGGCGTTGCAAAGGTTCAGAAGGGTGTCAGGGATATATCTGGATTCATTGCGGAATCTATGGAGGGATTCAAAACCCAGTATGGGGAATTTGAAGAGAGCTTCAGCGAGCAAAACCGGCTGCTGCAATCCTCCATTGATACAAAGATGCGAGACTTCAGGCAGTTTGTCTCCCAAACCCGGGAAGACTTTGAAGCTACCCAGAAGCGCCTCGTTGGCGGGTTGGAGTCTGAGGTCAGCGTGCTTTCGGATACCCTTGCGGAAATTGATAAACGTCAAAAGCAATTCCTCAGTCAGACCAAACTATTCGAACGCGCCGATGCCCTCAAACAGGAACTCACCGGCAGCATTGAACAGTTAAAAGAACAAATAAATCAGATTAAAACTGAAAAAAGGGAATTCACCGGGATCGAAGACCAGGTCGGAAAATTGAAACGTATCGAAGAGGAAGTGAGCCAGCGCTACGAAGGGATTGCCTCAGAAAAACGCCGCATCGAAGAGATGGAGGCAAATTTTAGTCGGCTCATAGCGACCAGTCAACAAATCGAGACCCAGCTGGCCCAGGTGCAGAACCAGCATGATTCAATCATTGAGATACAACAGGCCCTCAGAGAGCTTGATCAGCTCGAGACCCAGGTCGAACAGCGGTTCGAACGCTTGGAGAAACGCCGGGGTGTAGTCGAGACCACCATTGAAGGCGTGGACAGAAACTTCCACCAACTCACTGAAGTGGAACAACGGGTTGGGGATATTCAAAAAAGCATTAATGAAGAACTTCCTGAGAAGATTAGTCTGGTAGAATCCCAGATTACCCAGCTTGTACTGAAGAAGAAGGAAGCCGATGTAGCGTTAAAAAATGTTAATCAGCTGAATGGTCTGCTCCAGGACATCGAAAACCGGATGAAGGAACTCTCGGTAGCCAGGGAGTGGCTTGCAAGAACGGAAACTCGACTGGAAGAGGTTGGCCGGCAAGCCCAGGAACAGGTCCAAGTGCTGGGAGCCGTTCTAAAACAGGATGAACGGGGAGGAAAACCCGACAAGCCCTCAGACAGCATACCGAAGAGCTCCCGGGATATTGTGATAAAACTTGCACACCAGGGCTGGAAGGTTGAGGAGATAGCCAGAACAACCAAACTATCCCGGGGAGAGGTTGAGCTCATCCTTGAAATGACTCAACGCTAA